cagtccagcAGTTCGTAGAGGAAAGCCAAGACCACCAGAGAAACCACAGTAAAGATGAATATGATCAGAATGATAAAGCAGGCAGTGTTCCAGTTGTCATGGAAAGGGTAAATCTTTTGCACTTGAAAGCCCAGGTACTGGGAAATGGATGCAGTCTCGTTCCAGTGAGTGGTGTTGAGGGTTGCCATTCTCGAGGAGCTgtcttgctctgcctgctgccaggggcttggg
Above is a genomic segment from Dryobates pubescens isolate bDryPub1 chromosome 24, bDryPub1.pri, whole genome shotgun sequence containing:
- the SMIM18 gene encoding small integral membrane protein 18; this encodes MATLNTTHWNETASISQYLGFQVQKIYPFHDNWNTACFIILIIFIFTVVSLVVLAFLYELLDCCCCVKNKTVKDLENEPNPVRAMLNSFRKRETEVV